Within Amycolatopsis sp. FDAARGOS 1241, the genomic segment GGCTGGGTGTTCTCGACGTTGGCCGTGGGCGACGAGGTGGCGCTGTCGGGTCCGTACGGCCGGTTCTCGTTCCGTCCACTGAGGACGCAGCCGATCCTGCTGCTCGGCTCGGGCACGGGGCTGGCGCCGCTCAAGTCGATGGTGCAGCACATCGCGGAGAACGGCGGTGGCCACCAGGTGACGCTGTACCACGGCGTGGCCACGAAGGACGACCTGTACGACCGGGAGTTCTTCGAGGACCTGGCGCAGCAGCACGACTGGTTCACCTACCGGCCGGCGTTGTCGCGTGAAGAGTGGCAGGGCCGGTCCGGGCGCGTCCCCGCGCTGCTGGCCGAGGACTACCCCAAGGCCGGCGGGCACGTCGCGTACATCTGCGGCAGCCCGGCGATGGTCGAGGACACGATGAAGGCGCTGATGAAGGCGCGGCTGTTCCCGCGCGACATCTACCGCGAGGACTTCTTCGACTCGGCGGACCGGGCGGCGGGCGCGAACGTCGTGCGCAGCCCGCTGATCCGGCGGTGAGGGGCGAGCCGTGAAAGTGACGAGAGTCGAGGCCGTCCCGTTCGCGATCCCGTACCGCAAACCGCTGCGGTTCGCGAGCGGGGCGGTCGACACGGCCGAGCACGTGCTCGTGCGGGTGCACACCGACGACGGCCTGGTCGGCACGGCCGAGGCGCCGCCGAGGCCCTTCACCTACGGGGAGACGCAGCGCTCGATCAAGGCGGTGATCGACACGATCTTCGCGCCGCAGCTGATCGGGATGTCCCCGCTGGCCAGGGAAGCCGTGCACGCGAAGCTCGACCGCACGGTGGGCAACCCGGCCGCGAAGAGCGCCGTCGACATGGCGCTGTGGGACCTCATCGGGCAGAGCCTCGGCGTGTCGGTCCGGGACCTGCTCGGGGGCTACACCGACCGGATGCGCGTGTGCCACATGGTCGGGTTCGCGCAGCCGGGGGAGATGGTCGACGAGGCCGAGCGGATCCGGTCGGAGTACGGGATCTCCACGTTCAAGGTGAAGGTCGGGCGCCGGCCGGTGCGGCTCGACGTCGACGTGTGCCGGGCGCTGCGCGCGGCGCTCGGCGAGGAGGTGGAGCTCTACATCGACGGCAACCGCGGCTGGACGGCTTCGGAGGCGGCGGTCGCGCTGCGTGCGCTCGACGACGTCGGCCTGCTCTTCGCCGAGGAGCTGTGCCCGGCCGACGACGTGCTGGGCCGGCGGTGGCTCGCCACGCAGAGCCGGATCCCGTTGTACGCCGATGAAAGCGCGACCCGGCCGGGGGAGGTGACCCGCGAGCTGCTGGCGGGCGCCGCCCACGGTATCAGCATCAAAACCGCCCGCACCGGGTTCACGCACTCGCAGCGGGTGCTGAGCCAGTGTTCCGGGCTCGGCGTCGAGGTCGTCCTCGGCAACCAGATCGACGGCCAGCTGGGCTCGCTGTGCGCGGCCACGTTCGGCGCGGCGTTCGAGCTCACCTCGCGGCGGGCGGGCGAGCTGTCGAACTTCCTGGACATGACCGACGACCTGCTCGCCGAACCGCTGCGGATCGAACACGGGGAGCTGCGCGTGCCCCAGGGCCACGGCCTGGGCGTCCGGCTGGACGAGGACAAGCTCGCGCACTACCGCCAGGACTGATTCCCACCACAAGAAGAGGTGTTTTCCGCCATGACCGAAGTCGTTTCACCCACCGCCGCCGCCTCGGGTGCGTCCGCGACGAAGACCTTCCAGGAGCGTGTGAAGTCGGCGGCGTCGTCCGACGTCGCGCGGGTGAACGCGCTCGCGTCCGACGCGCTGGCCGCGCTGCGCGAGGTCGTCCGCAAGCACGAGCTGACCTACGACGAGTACAACGCCTTCAAGGCCTGGCTGATCCGGGTCGGCGAAGACGGCGAGTGGCCCCTGTTCCTCGACGTGTTCCTCGAGCACGAGGTCGAGGCCATCGCCAACGCGCGGCGCGAGGGCACCGCCGGCAGCATCGAAGGCCCCTACTACGTGAGCGGCGCGCCCGAGCTGGGCTCGTCCGGCGCCTTACCCACCCGCGACGGCGAGCCGGGCCAGCCGCTGCGCTTCTTCGGCCAGGTGCGCGCCGTCTCGGGCGAACCACTGCCCGGCGCCGTCGTCGACTTCTGGCAGGCCGACGCCGACGGGCTGTACTCCCAGTTCGCGCCCGGCATCCCGGAGTGGAACCTGCGCGGCCGCTTCACCACGGACGCCGACGGCAACTTCTCCGTCGACACCATCTACCCGGCGCCCTACCAGATCCCCACCGACGGAGCCACCGGCGCCCTCATCGTGGCCGCCGGCTGGCACGCCTGGCGCCCGGCCCATCTCCACATCAAGGTCTCCTCCCCGGCCCACCAGCTCATCACCACCCAGCTCTACTTCGACGGCGGCGAACACGTCGGCGACGACATCGCCACCGCGGTGAAGTCCGACCTGATCCTCAACCCGACCCCGACCGAGGACGGGAAGGGGCACCAGGTCCGGTACGACTTCGTGCTGGACCCGGCTTGATGGGTGATCCGGGGGGTGACCGGCACGTTGGTTGATCGGGAGGCTTGAAGCGCAAGCGATGCCGGCTCCGACCTTTGTGGGAGAGCCGGCATCTCTCGATTCGACCGCAGGATTCCTGCGAAACTTTCGGCACACACGACGCCAGCTCTCACCTTTCGGGAGAGCCGGCACACTCGATACCCGACCGCGAGATATCTACGAGATTCGAAGTGCACCCAGGCCTGGCCCTGCACCTCGATCCCCCCTGCTCCGCGGTCTGGACTACGTGTCAAGACGCTTTCCCGCCTTGA encodes:
- the catA gene encoding catechol 1,2-dioxygenase, whose amino-acid sequence is MTEVVSPTAAASGASATKTFQERVKSAASSDVARVNALASDALAALREVVRKHELTYDEYNAFKAWLIRVGEDGEWPLFLDVFLEHEVEAIANARREGTAGSIEGPYYVSGAPELGSSGALPTRDGEPGQPLRFFGQVRAVSGEPLPGAVVDFWQADADGLYSQFAPGIPEWNLRGRFTTDADGNFSVDTIYPAPYQIPTDGATGALIVAAGWHAWRPAHLHIKVSSPAHQLITTQLYFDGGEHVGDDIATAVKSDLILNPTPTEDGKGHQVRYDFVLDPA
- a CDS encoding mandelate racemase/muconate lactonizing enzyme family protein encodes the protein MKVTRVEAVPFAIPYRKPLRFASGAVDTAEHVLVRVHTDDGLVGTAEAPPRPFTYGETQRSIKAVIDTIFAPQLIGMSPLAREAVHAKLDRTVGNPAAKSAVDMALWDLIGQSLGVSVRDLLGGYTDRMRVCHMVGFAQPGEMVDEAERIRSEYGISTFKVKVGRRPVRLDVDVCRALRAALGEEVELYIDGNRGWTASEAAVALRALDDVGLLFAEELCPADDVLGRRWLATQSRIPLYADESATRPGEVTRELLAGAAHGISIKTARTGFTHSQRVLSQCSGLGVEVVLGNQIDGQLGSLCAATFGAAFELTSRRAGELSNFLDMTDDLLAEPLRIEHGELRVPQGHGLGVRLDEDKLAHYRQD